A stretch of Lathyrus oleraceus cultivar Zhongwan6 chromosome 6, CAAS_Psat_ZW6_1.0, whole genome shotgun sequence DNA encodes these proteins:
- the LOC127093493 gene encoding uncharacterized protein LOC127093493, with the protein MPPMKIQPIDIDSEKLNQMRAVVRNDAVKPVLKSRLKKLFVFDRQFTNVSKTSSKPIAGEVPPSGDRFSEHFEPSSVCLAKMVQSFIEESNDKHAPVSKFARNSCNCFNGNSNDSSDEELDFFGESTTSGSVNDAGDALKSLIPCASVAERNLLADTSKIVDKNSKVFKRKNDLRKIVAENLSSLGYDSSICHSKWDKTLSHPAGEYEYIDVIVEGERLIIDIDFRSEFEIARSTGTFKAILQFLPYIFVGKSDRLCQIVAAVSEAAKQSLKKKGMHVPPWRKAEYMLAKWLSASCTRAKPSPNSTVQDLKEDLGEKTSVSDGDKRLLAVVTPTWQLPAVKVKSVERGAKVVTGLASLLKEKS; encoded by the exons ATGCCTCCGATGAAGATCCAACCGATCGACATCGATTCTGAGAAGCTGAATCAAATGAGAGCGGTGGTTCGAAACGACGCCGTTAAGCCTGTGTTGAAATCGCGGCTCAAAAAGCTCTTCGTGTTCGACCGGCAATTTACAAACGTGTCAAAGACTTCCTCTAAACCTATCGCCGGCGAAGTTCCACCCTCTGGCGACAGGTTCAGTGAACATTTCGAGCCGAGCTCAGTTTGCTTAGCTAAAATGGTTCAGAGTTTCATTGAAGAGAGTAACGATAAGCATGCGCCGGTGTCTAAATTTGCTCGCAACAGCTGCAATTGCTTTAACGGAAACAGTAACGATAGCTCCGATGAAGAACTTGATTTCTTCGGTGAATCTACCACTTCTGGTTCTGTCAATGATGCCGGTGATGCGCTCAAG AGTTTGATTCCATGTGCGAGTGTTGCGGAGAGAAATCTCTTAGCTGATACATCCAAAATAGTTGACAAAAATAGCAAAGTTTTCAAGCGAAAAaacgatttgagaaagattgttGCAGAAAATCTTTCTTCCCTAGGTTATGATTCTTCCATATGCCATTCTAAATGGGACAAAACACTTTCTCACCCTGCCG GTGAATATGAATACATCGATGTGATTGTGGAAGGTGAGAGGTTGATAATTGATATTGATTTTCGATCGGAGTTTGAGATTGCTAGATCGACAGGGACATTCAAGGCGATCCTGCAGTTTCTTCCTTACATTTTCGTTGGGAAATCGGATCGTCTCTGTCAGATCGTTGCCGCTGTATCAGAAGCGGCTAAGCAGAGTTTGAAGAAGAAAGGAATGCACGTTCCGCCGTGGAGGAAGGCGGAGTACATGCTAGCTAAGTGGCTCTCCGCCTCCTGCACGAGAGCGAAACCGTCGCCAAACTCCACTGTGCAAGACTTGAAGGAGGATCTCGGCGAGAAAACATCTGTTTCCGATGGTGACAAAAGGTTGTTGGCGGTGGTGACGCCAACCTGGCAGTTACCGGCGGTGAAAGTAAAAAGTGTTGAGAGAGGTGCCAAGGTGGTGACTGGATTAGCCTCCCTACTCAAAGAGAAATCGTAA